A stretch of the Trueperaceae bacterium genome encodes the following:
- a CDS encoding ATP-binding protein: MSREAPTEVSEVRIGRAGLLRSLLIGLLGIVAVATVASIILEGRSALSLYGVLPDLVIAVSLILGLWLLNRGHLASVVWLCSLILIITAANRLRYGIAENEAALLILIAPIALTGLILGRIPLYIVSAICIALPAAVVALYRSGVPVPTAGLQEIGPIGAVVLFGLIVGLLVLFLDRFAITLQDALERSSARERELRNEVAERQRLESRLQLATDAAKIGLWSWDPDSGEVDWSPQMKRLFGLPPDAEMTANTFLEVVHPEDRERVSLGWDELENYSGQPYRVILPDGTLRWLVGSGKSMTLPNGKRMALGAAYEVTPLVEAEAERQRLLDLEQAARRSAEGYADRLKFLAEAGRILSETLSYEETLDRLAHLVVPRMADWCAIDVVEEGDRLERVALVHSDREKIEFAENLRRRYPPQADSGSGPYRVVRSGEPILLEHVPDEFLTTFARDEAHLQMLREMGFSSAIAAPLTSRGRTLGVLTLVQAESGRHYDKDDLDLAMQVAERAGIAVDNARLYAQARDLNAELEERVEARTEELQSAITELESFTYSASHDLRAPLRGINGFSQALIEDYADELDGTAREYLQRIHAGAVRMGELIDDLLALSRISRIDFILETVDLTALAHTAIEAQRLAEPERNVEVRVEEGLTACADARLLLIALENLIGNAWKFTREKERALIEVGRNEDGIFFVRDNGAGFDMRYANKLFVPFQRLHPADSFGGTGIGLATSRRILERLGGKLWGEGEEGKGATFYFTLPSSADAVRRTA, from the coding sequence TTGAGTCGAGAAGCGCCAACGGAAGTATCCGAGGTCCGCATCGGTCGGGCCGGCCTCTTGCGGTCGCTGCTGATCGGCCTGCTGGGCATCGTCGCCGTCGCCACAGTGGCGAGCATCATCCTCGAGGGGCGATCGGCCCTCTCCCTGTACGGCGTACTCCCCGACCTGGTGATCGCCGTGTCGCTGATCCTCGGCCTCTGGCTCCTCAACCGCGGCCACCTCGCTTCGGTCGTGTGGCTCTGCTCCCTCATCCTCATAATCACCGCGGCCAACCGGCTCCGCTACGGGATCGCCGAGAACGAAGCCGCTCTGCTGATCCTCATCGCGCCGATCGCGCTCACCGGCTTGATCCTGGGGAGGATCCCGCTCTACATCGTCTCCGCTATCTGCATCGCCCTGCCGGCTGCGGTGGTGGCGCTCTACCGGTCGGGGGTTCCGGTCCCCACAGCCGGCCTACAGGAGATAGGGCCCATCGGCGCGGTAGTCCTCTTCGGCCTCATCGTGGGGCTCCTCGTCCTCTTCCTCGACCGCTTCGCCATCACGCTGCAGGACGCCCTCGAGCGCAGCTCGGCCCGGGAGCGGGAGTTGCGGAACGAGGTTGCCGAGAGGCAGCGGCTCGAGTCGAGACTGCAGCTCGCTACGGACGCCGCCAAGATCGGCCTCTGGAGTTGGGATCCGGATAGCGGTGAGGTCGACTGGTCGCCGCAGATGAAGAGACTCTTCGGCCTGCCGCCCGACGCCGAGATGACCGCCAATACCTTCCTGGAAGTGGTTCACCCCGAAGATCGAGAGAGGGTGTCGCTGGGCTGGGACGAACTCGAGAACTACAGCGGGCAACCGTATCGCGTGATACTGCCCGACGGAACTCTGCGCTGGCTCGTTGGCTCCGGTAAGAGCATGACGCTTCCGAACGGCAAGCGGATGGCGCTCGGGGCCGCGTACGAGGTGACGCCCCTGGTGGAGGCGGAAGCCGAGCGGCAGAGGCTCCTCGACCTCGAACAGGCCGCCAGGCGCAGCGCGGAGGGGTATGCCGATCGACTGAAGTTCCTGGCCGAAGCAGGTCGGATCCTCTCGGAGACCCTGAGCTACGAGGAGACCCTCGACCGTCTCGCCCACCTGGTCGTGCCCCGGATGGCCGACTGGTGCGCCATCGACGTGGTCGAGGAGGGGGACCGACTCGAGCGGGTTGCGCTGGTGCACAGCGACCGGGAGAAGATCGAGTTCGCCGAGAACCTGCGGCGCCGATACCCGCCGCAGGCCGATTCCGGTTCCGGGCCATACCGGGTAGTGCGAAGTGGCGAACCCATCCTGTTGGAACACGTCCCTGACGAGTTCCTCACGACGTTCGCTCGCGACGAGGCGCACTTGCAGATGTTGCGGGAGATGGGCTTCAGCTCGGCGATCGCCGCTCCCCTGACGAGCCGCGGTCGGACCCTGGGCGTCCTCACCCTCGTTCAGGCCGAGTCGGGGCGGCACTACGACAAGGATGACCTCGACCTGGCGATGCAGGTAGCCGAACGTGCCGGCATCGCGGTCGACAACGCCCGCCTCTACGCCCAAGCCCGTGACCTCAACGCCGAACTGGAGGAGCGAGTCGAGGCGCGCACCGAGGAGCTGCAGTCGGCGATCACCGAACTGGAGTCGTTCACCTACAGCGCCAGCCACGACCTCCGGGCACCGCTCAGGGGGATAAACGGCTTCAGCCAGGCGCTGATCGAAGATTACGCCGATGAACTCGACGGGACGGCCCGCGAGTACCTCCAGCGCATCCACGCCGGCGCAGTACGCATGGGTGAGCTGATCGACGACCTGCTGGCCCTCTCGCGCATTTCGCGGATCGACTTCATCCTCGAGACGGTCGACCTGACGGCCCTCGCGCATACTGCAATCGAGGCTCAGCGCCTCGCCGAGCCCGAGCGAAACGTGGAGGTCCGGGTGGAGGAGGGGCTCACAGCTTGCGCCGACGCCAGGCTGCTGCTCATCGCCCTGGAGAACCTCATCGGCAACGCCTGGAAGTTCACCCGGGAGAAGGAGCGGGCCCTCATCGAGGTAGGACGCAACGAAGATGGCATCTTCTTCGTGAGGGACAACGGCGCCGGATTCGACATGAGGTACGCGAACAAGCTGTTCGTACCGTTCCAGCGGCTGCACCCCGCCGATAGCTTCGGCGGCACCGGCATAGGACTAGCCACCAGCCGTCGCATACTCGAACGGCTCGGAGGAAAGCTGTGGGGCGAAGGGGAGGAGGGGAAGGGTGCTACCTTCTACTTCACCCTCCCGTCGTCTGCCGACGCGGTACGACGCACTGCCTGA
- a CDS encoding DsbA family oxidoreductase — translation MRVEIWTDIICPWCYLGKRRMETALSRFPHAEQVELMGRSFELDPGAPRRYEVSLDEMLAGKYGVGLERARAMNEQVTELAKGEGLEYRLDVARPGNTFDAHRLLHLAEGLGRRSELEERFMRGYFSEGKAIGDHEVLAGMAKEVGLDESAVREVLAGEAFANAVRADESRARRLGANGVPFFVVDGRYGVSGAQPSDLLLELLQKAWATRDMQTARSAGAD, via the coding sequence ATGAGAGTAGAGATCTGGACCGACATCATCTGTCCGTGGTGTTACCTGGGCAAGCGGCGCATGGAGACGGCCCTGTCGCGCTTCCCCCATGCCGAGCAGGTCGAGTTGATGGGCCGGAGTTTCGAGCTCGACCCCGGCGCCCCGCGGCGGTACGAAGTGAGCCTCGACGAGATGTTGGCTGGGAAGTACGGCGTGGGCCTCGAGAGGGCTCGGGCGATGAACGAGCAGGTCACCGAGCTGGCGAAGGGCGAGGGCCTCGAGTACAGGCTCGACGTGGCCCGACCCGGCAACACCTTCGACGCGCATCGCCTGCTCCATCTTGCCGAAGGGCTGGGACGCCGGTCGGAACTGGAGGAGCGTTTCATGCGCGGTTACTTCAGCGAAGGCAAGGCGATCGGCGACCACGAGGTACTGGCCGGCATGGCCAAGGAGGTTGGCCTGGACGAGTCGGCGGTGCGTGAGGTACTCGCAGGCGAGGCCTTCGCGAACGCGGTTCGTGCCGACGAGTCCCGGGCGCGGCGGCTGGGTGCGAACGGGGTGCCGTTCTTCGTGGTCGACGGACGGTACGGCGTCTCCGGGGCGCAGCCCAGCGACCTGCTCCTCGAACTGCTTCAGAAGGCATGGGCCACGCGAGACATGCAGACCGCGCGGTCGGCGGGGGCGGATTAG
- a CDS encoding DUF2200 domain-containing protein has translation MTKHRIYTTSVASVYPHYVAKAERKGRSKEEVDEIICWLTGYSRDEFEGQLEKGTDFETFYAQAPRMNPARELIKGVVCGVRVEEIEEPTMREIRYLDKLIDELAKGKKMEKILRQ, from the coding sequence ATGACCAAACATAGGATCTACACGACGAGCGTCGCGAGCGTCTACCCCCATTACGTCGCCAAGGCCGAGAGGAAGGGCCGCTCCAAGGAGGAGGTCGACGAGATCATCTGCTGGCTCACCGGCTACAGTCGAGACGAGTTCGAAGGGCAGCTGGAGAAGGGGACGGATTTCGAGACGTTCTACGCCCAGGCTCCCCGCATGAACCCGGCGCGGGAACTGATCAAGGGCGTAGTCTGCGGCGTGCGGGTCGAAGAGATCGAAGAGCCTACGATGCGGGAGATCCGTTACCTCGACAAGCTCATCGACGAGCTGGCCAAGGGCAAGAAGATGGAGAAGATCCTGCGGCAGTAG
- a CDS encoding LAGLIDADG family homing endonuclease has protein sequence MGKSSPSTDLELLAKFDDHAVAIAKRQYFQPGDEDLAGMFDRVASWVAQPESEPDREAYRLAFFDLMASKRFCPGGRVLAGAATQHGNVLNCFVQDGRPEEEGSTPWVLRLATKLALVTKVGGGNGLCLDPIAPKRPFDGKVGRLYLTISGKHPDYEKVRDGTFMDLVHGKYVTRGYRYLAFVDYDAVPAGVKVAQVGDSVESIWGQAGETAQSLLAGEDVLVDLSALRPEGTPVNGSGGTSSGPSSFAVEVFDNFGYWASLGGADYAGPIATLRYVFAPTLRAIRQGGCLHPDTLVNTSRGTLRLSELVDGHQYGWQDHHLKVATDEGWKESPKGFNNGNAPTLRVTLANGQTIRGTARHRLKVVREDGTREWVRLEDLQTGDHVVQVLDQHTGAPVLLRPVDVPHHNATPIRMPEILGERLAFFLGYLWGDGFVSDGRVGFAVSHGSPMVEATPRLFEELFGLTVSLEQKENDASLVFVTKAAHLIAWLEANGLNKGKARTLQMPKAIRMAPRPVVGAFLRGLFEADGTLAHGMPSLSTASAGLAEDVATMLAGLGIPSKRRTTSGSPHRHRYSKHSIHMVRVVSAKGLERFMERIGALPGSRLEAAGEHIPDEAREKSWIFPHPEALLGEILTSMPAGVKGRPSEYTKARKTLSRYIRGERNLTATAYTRLRTDPQIAERLPEFAYDEYYVPVVDVSEAGRSLTLDLSVDENKTYLANGFVSHNTRRGAGMATMSITHPDIHDFITAKDLERERLEGDISTFNISVLVSDEFMERSRAEGHQGVLKEIAEHAWQTGEPGLIYIDRINQYNPMREALGEIRATNPCFPADVRIATHRGLLTLGELYESQAELIVASDRRVLHDELGVSPRGAVPVFKTSDSEPVYRLVTKHGYEVRATANHQFLTPSGWTELRHLKSGDTLYVQSGEGMWSDQYEFDLEVVEAHAELVATAGSNNRGGAESRTGRRDIRERFAGMPTRWSRELGTFLGFMVGDGFVSADKCGISFANEDYVELTDFITQYHEWFNGSEQHHESSVQLKFGRVLIGYLASLGLDSAKAASKRVPQAIFRAPREAVIGFLQALFTADGTVNHTANKKSCSIRLASASRGLLGDVQLLLSNFGIVSSIHLRRSGGVKAMPDGKGGSRDYPFTDQYELIIDKANRDTFVQKIGFLTEKKQQKVLDFIASKSRTSNSEHFVTKVEEIVVDGLEAVYDTTEPVAHSIVANGLVVHQCGEIPLFPGEPCDLGAINLAAYVKRGGMGMDGFDIGTFRNDVKTCIRFLDNVLEVNRFALQDNREMSHYLRRLGLGIMGLADALILMGYRYDDDEGRDAVTRMIEELREAATRASEELAEERGVFPAFPQSDLGKARRNVALLTVAPTGTTSMLMGVSSGVEPIFAPFIYRKIGDSYAALIAPLFKELLERHEPHPDYRKDDGWDWEKVVEAVQANHGSVQGLGFIPDDVRTVLVCAHDIAPADHVRMQGVVQRSFDGGEQRVANSISKTINLPQQATVQDVYDAYTLAFDTGCKGITVYRDGSREFQVLSTSAKKDEKKAEADVEKSMQAVAEPAPTPRAQVPSNAVPDPAPRLPGEPLFDRPVRVSGFTDKVKLTLPNGDKRGFYVTVNKQDDLPTEVFIVSGKAGDESNADSEALGRMVSIALQYGVPAEAIVHTLRGINGGMYGSYQGRMVASKADLIAVALETAGVENTLQKGKGCPDCGAPLRFEEGCAKCESCGYSKCG, from the coding sequence GTGGGGAAGTCATCGCCGTCTACCGACCTCGAGTTGCTTGCGAAGTTCGACGACCACGCGGTCGCGATCGCCAAGCGGCAATACTTTCAGCCGGGCGACGAAGATCTGGCGGGGATGTTCGACAGGGTGGCCAGCTGGGTCGCCCAGCCGGAGAGCGAGCCGGACAGGGAAGCGTACCGGCTGGCCTTCTTCGATCTGATGGCTTCGAAGCGCTTCTGCCCCGGAGGTCGCGTCCTCGCCGGCGCCGCCACCCAGCACGGTAACGTCCTCAACTGCTTCGTGCAGGACGGCCGCCCGGAGGAGGAGGGTTCGACTCCCTGGGTGCTGCGCCTCGCCACCAAGCTCGCCCTCGTGACCAAGGTGGGCGGGGGGAACGGGCTCTGTCTCGATCCGATCGCGCCCAAGAGGCCGTTCGACGGCAAGGTGGGCCGGCTCTACCTGACCATCTCCGGCAAGCACCCGGACTACGAGAAGGTCCGTGACGGCACCTTCATGGACCTGGTGCACGGCAAGTACGTGACCCGCGGCTACCGTTACCTCGCCTTCGTCGACTACGACGCGGTGCCGGCCGGGGTGAAGGTCGCCCAGGTGGGTGACTCGGTGGAGAGCATCTGGGGCCAGGCGGGCGAGACGGCCCAGAGCCTCCTCGCCGGTGAAGACGTTCTCGTCGACCTGAGCGCGTTACGACCTGAAGGCACGCCGGTCAACGGTTCGGGCGGTACCTCGAGCGGACCGTCGTCGTTCGCCGTCGAGGTCTTCGACAACTTCGGCTACTGGGCGAGCCTGGGCGGGGCGGACTACGCCGGACCGATCGCGACGCTGCGTTATGTCTTCGCTCCCACGCTCAGGGCGATCAGGCAGGGGGGATGCCTTCATCCAGATACCTTGGTCAATACGAGCCGTGGCACCCTTCGGCTATCCGAGCTGGTCGACGGTCACCAGTACGGCTGGCAGGACCACCACCTGAAGGTGGCGACAGACGAGGGGTGGAAGGAAAGCCCGAAGGGGTTCAACAACGGGAACGCTCCTACGCTCCGAGTGACGCTCGCGAATGGCCAGACGATCCGCGGAACCGCTCGCCACCGTCTCAAGGTAGTGCGTGAGGACGGGACTAGGGAGTGGGTACGGCTCGAGGATCTGCAGACGGGCGACCACGTAGTCCAGGTGCTCGACCAGCACACCGGAGCTCCTGTCTTGCTGAGACCCGTTGACGTCCCTCATCACAACGCCACGCCCATCAGGATGCCCGAGATCCTGGGAGAGCGGCTGGCCTTCTTCCTCGGCTACCTCTGGGGCGACGGCTTCGTGAGTGACGGTCGCGTTGGCTTCGCGGTCTCGCACGGCTCACCGATGGTGGAGGCGACGCCGCGCCTCTTCGAGGAACTCTTCGGCCTCACCGTGTCGCTGGAGCAGAAGGAAAACGACGCGAGCCTGGTATTCGTGACCAAGGCGGCCCACCTCATCGCCTGGCTCGAAGCCAACGGACTGAACAAGGGTAAGGCCCGGACGCTACAGATGCCGAAGGCGATCAGGATGGCTCCTCGTCCCGTCGTGGGAGCTTTCCTGCGTGGCCTGTTCGAAGCCGACGGCACGCTTGCCCACGGAATGCCTAGCCTTTCGACTGCATCGGCTGGATTGGCCGAGGATGTGGCCACCATGCTCGCCGGCCTCGGCATCCCCAGCAAGCGGCGAACCACGAGCGGCTCGCCTCACCGGCACCGGTACTCGAAGCACTCCATCCATATGGTCAGAGTCGTAAGCGCCAAGGGACTCGAACGCTTCATGGAGAGAATCGGTGCTCTGCCCGGTTCGAGACTGGAAGCGGCCGGCGAGCACATCCCCGACGAAGCACGCGAGAAGTCGTGGATCTTTCCTCATCCGGAGGCCCTGCTGGGCGAGATCCTCACCAGCATGCCTGCGGGCGTGAAGGGTAGGCCGTCGGAATACACTAAGGCGCGCAAGACCCTGTCCCGTTACATCCGTGGCGAGCGTAACCTGACGGCAACCGCCTATACCCGTCTGCGAACAGACCCTCAGATCGCCGAGCGCTTGCCCGAGTTCGCCTACGACGAGTATTACGTGCCTGTAGTCGACGTCTCCGAAGCGGGTCGCAGCCTCACCCTCGACCTGTCGGTAGACGAAAACAAGACGTACCTGGCGAACGGGTTCGTGAGTCACAACACCCGTCGTGGGGCTGGGATGGCGACGATGTCGATTACACACCCCGACATCCACGACTTCATCACAGCCAAGGATCTCGAGCGTGAGCGGCTCGAGGGTGACATCAGCACCTTCAACATCTCGGTTCTCGTGAGCGACGAGTTCATGGAGCGCTCCCGCGCAGAGGGCCATCAGGGTGTGCTCAAGGAGATCGCCGAGCACGCCTGGCAAACCGGCGAGCCTGGCCTCATATACATTGACAGGATCAACCAGTACAACCCGATGCGCGAGGCGCTGGGGGAGATAAGGGCGACGAATCCCTGCTTCCCGGCCGACGTGCGTATCGCTACTCACCGCGGTCTTCTCACTCTGGGCGAGCTTTACGAGTCGCAAGCCGAGCTGATCGTGGCGTCGGACCGGCGAGTACTGCATGACGAGCTGGGGGTCTCGCCGCGAGGTGCCGTGCCGGTGTTCAAGACCTCGGACTCGGAACCGGTCTACCGGCTAGTTACCAAGCATGGGTACGAGGTGCGAGCCACCGCGAACCATCAGTTCCTCACTCCCTCTGGCTGGACCGAGTTGCGTCATTTGAAGTCGGGCGACACCCTCTACGTTCAGAGCGGCGAAGGGATGTGGAGCGATCAGTACGAGTTCGACCTCGAGGTGGTCGAGGCGCACGCCGAACTGGTCGCCACGGCAGGCAGTAACAACCGAGGTGGTGCCGAGTCGAGGACCGGTCGTAGGGACATAAGAGAGCGCTTCGCCGGGATGCCGACGAGGTGGAGCAGGGAACTCGGCACCTTCCTGGGCTTCATGGTAGGAGATGGCTTCGTCAGTGCCGACAAGTGCGGGATCAGCTTCGCGAACGAGGATTACGTTGAGCTGACCGACTTCATTACTCAGTACCATGAGTGGTTCAACGGTAGCGAGCAGCACCACGAGAGCTCCGTGCAGCTGAAGTTCGGCCGGGTCCTCATCGGTTACCTCGCGTCTCTCGGCCTTGATTCGGCCAAGGCCGCCTCGAAGCGCGTTCCGCAAGCGATCTTCCGAGCGCCACGGGAGGCCGTCATCGGGTTCCTTCAGGCCCTTTTCACAGCCGACGGTACGGTGAACCACACTGCGAACAAGAAGAGCTGCAGCATCAGGCTCGCCAGCGCCTCCCGTGGCCTGCTAGGCGACGTTCAGCTGCTGCTCTCCAATTTCGGGATCGTTAGCAGCATCCACCTCCGTCGTTCCGGAGGTGTGAAGGCGATGCCGGACGGCAAGGGTGGCAGCCGCGACTACCCCTTTACTGATCAATACGAATTGATCATCGACAAGGCGAATCGCGATACGTTCGTGCAGAAGATCGGCTTCCTGACCGAAAAGAAGCAGCAGAAGGTTCTCGACTTCATCGCCTCCAAGAGCCGAACGAGCAACAGCGAGCATTTCGTAACGAAGGTCGAAGAGATCGTCGTCGACGGCCTGGAAGCGGTGTACGACACCACCGAGCCCGTTGCGCACTCGATTGTCGCCAACGGTCTGGTAGTACATCAATGCGGCGAGATCCCCCTGTTTCCCGGCGAACCGTGCGATCTGGGCGCCATCAACCTCGCCGCCTACGTGAAACGTGGCGGGATGGGCATGGATGGCTTCGACATCGGCACTTTCCGCAACGACGTGAAGACCTGCATCCGCTTCCTCGACAACGTCCTCGAGGTGAACCGCTTCGCCCTCCAGGACAACCGCGAGATGAGTCACTACCTGCGGCGCCTCGGATTGGGGATCATGGGCCTCGCCGATGCCCTGATCCTGATGGGTTACCGCTACGACGACGATGAAGGCCGTGACGCTGTTACTCGGATGATCGAGGAACTGCGGGAGGCCGCGACCAGAGCCAGCGAAGAGCTGGCCGAAGAACGCGGAGTCTTTCCGGCCTTCCCGCAGAGCGACCTTGGCAAGGCGCGCCGCAACGTTGCCCTCCTGACGGTTGCCCCAACCGGAACCACCTCCATGCTCATGGGCGTTTCCTCCGGCGTCGAGCCGATCTTCGCGCCGTTCATCTACCGCAAGATCGGTGACTCTTACGCCGCGCTCATCGCCCCACTCTTCAAGGAACTGCTCGAGCGCCACGAACCGCACCCCGACTACCGCAAGGACGACGGCTGGGACTGGGAGAAGGTGGTCGAGGCGGTGCAGGCGAACCACGGCAGCGTCCAGGGTCTCGGCTTCATCCCCGACGACGTTCGTACCGTTCTGGTGTGCGCCCACGACATCGCCCCCGCCGACCACGTGAGGATGCAGGGGGTCGTGCAGAGGAGCTTCGACGGCGGCGAGCAGCGGGTGGCGAACAGCATCTCCAAGACCATCAACCTGCCGCAACAGGCGACGGTGCAGGACGTCTACGATGCCTACACGCTGGCATTCGACACCGGTTGCAAGGGGATCACCGTCTACCGCGACGGATCACGCGAGTTCCAGGTGCTTTCGACGAGCGCCAAGAAGGACGAGAAGAAGGCGGAGGCAGACGTGGAGAAGAGTATGCAGGCGGTCGCCGAGCCGGCCCCGACCCCTCGAGCGCAGGTCCCTTCGAACGCCGTGCCGGATCCCGCACCGAGACTCCCCGGTGAGCCGCTGTTCGACCGGCCGGTGCGCGTCAGCGGCTTCACCGACAAGGTCAAGCTCACTCTTCCCAACGGCGACAAGCGGGGCTTCTACGTCACCGTGAACAAGCAGGACGACCTGCCCACCGAGGTGTTCATCGTGAGCGGCAAGGCGGGTGACGAATCGAACGCCGACTCCGAGGCGCTCGGCCGTATGGTCTCCATCGCCCTGCAGTACGGGGTCCCGGCCGAGGCGATCGTCCACACTCTGCGCGGCATAAACGGCGGGATGTACGGCTCCTACCAGGGCCGGATGGTTGCCTCCAAGGCCGACCTCATCGCCGTCGCCCTCGAGACCGCCGGCGTCGAGAACACGCTCCAGAAGGGCAAGGGTTGCCCCGACTGCGGCGCGCCGCTACGCTTCGAAGAGGGCTGCGCCAAGTGCGAGAGCTGCGGCTACAGCAAATGCGGTTGA
- the purH gene encoding bifunctional phosphoribosylaminoimidazolecarboxamide formyltransferase/IMP cyclohydrolase, producing the protein MPVALLSVSDKTGLVPLAKGLREAGFTLISTGGTYRTLREAGLDVKAVSDVTGFPEILDGRVKTLHPAIHAGLLARELPEHRSQLEERGIEPIDVVVVNLYPFVDTISRPGVDFAEAVEQIDIGGPAMLRAAAKNHERVWVVVDPADYPRLLEELDRPGGGAEARRAFARKAFAHTASYDGAIAGYLEGTGEALPERLTVRLERAELLRYGENPHQQGARYREAGKLGWWDGVVQHKGAGLSYLNVFDAEAAWRLVFEFRRPACVIVKHANPCGAAVAGEVGEAYSRAFAADPKSAFGGVVAVNRPVDETTAAQVMANPKADVLIAPGYDESAMALLKSKRKAMRVLSAPAPGERERELRRVGGGFLVQEPDVVEIDRAAWRVVTEAQPSEEQWRDLEFAWIVCARTTSNAIVLVRDEVAVGIGAGQQSRVDAAQIAAAKAAGRAVGGACASDAFYPFRDGLDAAVEAGVAAVIQPGGSVRDDEVIAAANEHGIAMVMTGRRHFRH; encoded by the coding sequence ATGCCCGTAGCACTGCTGAGCGTGTCGGACAAGACCGGCCTCGTGCCCCTGGCCAAGGGCTTGCGCGAGGCCGGCTTCACGTTGATCTCGACCGGTGGCACCTACCGGACGCTGCGCGAGGCGGGACTCGACGTGAAGGCTGTCTCCGACGTTACCGGCTTCCCGGAGATCTTGGACGGCCGGGTCAAGACCCTCCATCCGGCCATCCACGCCGGGCTCCTGGCACGCGAGCTTCCCGAGCACCGCAGTCAGCTCGAGGAAAGGGGGATCGAGCCGATAGACGTCGTCGTCGTCAACCTCTACCCGTTCGTCGATACGATCTCGCGACCCGGCGTCGACTTCGCCGAAGCGGTCGAGCAGATAGACATCGGGGGCCCGGCGATGCTCAGGGCGGCCGCCAAGAACCATGAGCGGGTCTGGGTGGTCGTCGATCCTGCCGACTATCCGCGACTGCTCGAGGAGCTGGACCGTCCCGGGGGTGGCGCGGAGGCCAGGCGCGCCTTCGCTCGCAAGGCGTTCGCGCATACGGCCTCTTACGACGGCGCGATAGCCGGTTATCTGGAGGGGACGGGGGAGGCGCTTCCCGAGCGGCTCACGGTGCGGCTCGAGCGCGCCGAACTGCTCCGCTACGGCGAGAATCCGCACCAACAGGGGGCTCGCTACCGCGAGGCCGGTAAGCTCGGCTGGTGGGACGGCGTCGTGCAGCACAAGGGCGCCGGGCTCAGCTATCTGAACGTCTTCGATGCCGAGGCGGCGTGGCGCCTGGTGTTCGAGTTCCGTCGACCGGCCTGCGTGATCGTCAAACACGCCAATCCTTGCGGAGCGGCGGTGGCGGGGGAGGTGGGCGAAGCCTACTCCAGGGCGTTCGCTGCCGATCCCAAGAGCGCCTTCGGAGGAGTCGTAGCCGTGAACAGGCCGGTCGACGAGACCACCGCGGCGCAGGTGATGGCCAATCCGAAGGCCGACGTGCTGATCGCGCCGGGGTACGACGAGAGCGCTATGGCGCTGCTCAAGTCGAAACGGAAGGCGATGAGGGTACTCTCCGCACCCGCTCCCGGGGAGAGGGAGCGGGAGTTGCGCCGGGTGGGGGGAGGCTTCCTGGTTCAAGAGCCTGACGTAGTGGAGATCGACCGCGCAGCCTGGAGGGTGGTCACCGAAGCTCAGCCCAGCGAGGAGCAGTGGCGCGACCTGGAGTTCGCCTGGATCGTCTGCGCCCGCACCACCTCCAACGCCATCGTGCTGGTCCGGGACGAGGTGGCCGTGGGCATTGGCGCGGGACAGCAGAGCCGCGTCGACGCCGCCCAGATCGCTGCCGCTAAGGCGGCCGGCCGGGCTGTGGGCGGAGCTTGCGCCAGCGACGCCTTCTACCCCTTCAGGGATGGTCTCGACGCCGCTGTGGAGGCCGGCGTGGCTGCCGTGATCCAGCCTGGCGGCTCGGTTCGTGACGACGAGGTGATAGCCGCCGCGAACGAACACGGGATAGCCATGGTGATGACCGGCAGGCGCCACTTCAGGCACTGA